In one window of Dokdonia sp. PRO95 DNA:
- the mdh gene encoding malate dehydrogenase, producing MKVTVVGAGAVGASCAEYIAIKDFASEVVLVDIKEGFAEGKAMDLMQTASLNGFDTKITGTTGDYSKTAGSDIAVITSGIPRKPGMTREELIGINAGIVKSVAASLVKESPNVILIVVSNPMDTMTYLAHKVTGLPKNRIIGMGGALDSARFKYRLAEALEAPISDVDGMVIGGHSDKGMVPLTRLATRNSVPVSEFISDDRLTQVKEDTKVGGATLTKLLGTSAWYAPGAAVSGLVQAIACDQKKIFPCSTLLDGEYGLSDLCIGVPVVLGKNGIEKIVEINLDDAEKAHLAESAEGVKKTNGLLEL from the coding sequence ATGAAAGTTACCGTAGTAGGTGCTGGAGCCGTAGGTGCCAGCTGTGCAGAATACATCGCAATAAAAGATTTTGCTAGTGAAGTAGTATTAGTAGACATTAAAGAAGGTTTTGCCGAGGGTAAAGCAATGGATTTAATGCAAACAGCTTCTTTAAACGGTTTTGATACAAAAATCACAGGTACTACTGGTGATTACTCAAAAACTGCTGGTAGTGATATCGCGGTAATTACTTCTGGTATACCTCGTAAGCCAGGTATGACTCGTGAAGAACTTATAGGTATTAACGCAGGTATCGTAAAAAGCGTTGCCGCAAGTCTTGTAAAAGAGTCTCCTAACGTGATCCTTATCGTCGTATCTAATCCTATGGATACAATGACTTACCTAGCTCACAAAGTAACTGGACTTCCTAAAAACCGTATCATCGGTATGGGTGGTGCTCTTGATAGTGCACGTTTTAAGTACCGTCTTGCCGAAGCTCTTGAAGCTCCTATCTCAGATGTAGACGGTATGGTAATAGGTGGACACTCTGATAAAGGAATGGTACCACTTACACGTCTTGCAACTCGCAACAGTGTACCAGTATCAGAATTTATTTCTGACGATCGTCTTACTCAAGTAAAAGAAGATACTAAAGTAGGTGGAGCAACACTTACTAAACTTCTTGGAACTTCTGCTTGGTACGCACCAGGAGCAGCAGTATCAGGTCTTGTACAGGCTATTGCTTGTGACCAAAAGAAAATATTCCCTTGTTCTACACTACTAGATGGTGAGTACGGTCTTTCTGATCTTTGTATCGGTGTGCCAGTAGTACTAGGTAAAAACGGAATCGAAAAAATAGTAGAGATCAACCTTGACGATGCAGAAAAAGCACACCTTGCAGAAAGCGCAGAGGGCGTTAAGAAAACTAACGGATTATTAGAGCTATAA
- the gyrB gene encoding DNA topoisomerase (ATP-hydrolyzing) subunit B, translated as MSDDANKKQYSADSIQALEGMEHVRMRPSMYIGDVGVRGLHHLVYEVVDNSIDEAMGGYCDAIDVTINEDNSITVRDNGRGIPVGIHKKEGVSALQVVMTKIGAGGKFDKDSYKVSGGLHGVGVSCVNALSNHLKATVYKEGKVWEQEYERGKALYPVKAIGDTDFTGTEVTFTPDDSIFQQTTEYNYDTLASRLRELAYLNKGITVTLTDKRNKKEDGEFENETFHSNEGLSEFVRFLDGNRNPIIGNVISMEGEKNGVPVEVAMIYNDSYAENLHSYVNNINTHEGGTHLAGFRRGLTGSLKKFADASGMLDKLKFDIAGDDFREGLTAIISVKVSEPQFEGQTKTKLGNREVTSAVSQAVAEMIEIYMEENPNDAKTIVQKVILAAQARHAAKKAREMVQRKTVMSIGGLPGKLSDCSETDPAVCEVFLVEGDSAGGTAKQGRDREFQAILPLRGKILNVEKAMQHKVFENEEIKNIFTALGVTIGTEEDSKALNLSKLRYHKVVIMCDADVDGSHISTLILTFFFRYMRELVEKGFVYIATPPLYLVKKGQKKQYAWNDKERDAIAERLGTQGVSIQRYKGLGEMNAEQLWDTTMNPEFRTLRQVAIDNGTEADRIFSMLMGDEVPPRREFIEKNAIYANIDA; from the coding sequence ATGAGCGACGACGCTAATAAAAAGCAATATTCGGCAGATAGTATTCAGGCCCTTGAGGGAATGGAGCACGTACGTATGCGTCCTTCGATGTATATTGGAGATGTAGGAGTTAGAGGTTTGCACCACTTAGTATATGAGGTGGTAGACAACTCTATAGATGAGGCTATGGGAGGTTACTGTGACGCTATAGATGTTACTATTAACGAGGATAACTCAATCACGGTACGAGATAATGGTCGTGGTATCCCTGTAGGGATTCATAAAAAGGAAGGTGTATCTGCATTACAAGTAGTAATGACTAAGATAGGTGCCGGTGGTAAATTTGATAAAGACTCTTATAAGGTTTCTGGTGGTCTGCACGGGGTAGGTGTATCTTGTGTGAATGCACTTTCTAACCATCTTAAAGCTACGGTTTATAAAGAAGGTAAAGTATGGGAACAAGAGTATGAACGTGGTAAAGCATTATACCCAGTAAAAGCTATAGGTGATACAGATTTTACAGGTACCGAAGTTACCTTTACCCCTGATGATTCTATCTTCCAGCAAACTACAGAGTACAATTATGACACGCTTGCTTCAAGATTAAGAGAACTGGCTTACCTTAATAAAGGTATCACCGTAACACTTACTGACAAGCGAAATAAGAAAGAAGATGGTGAGTTTGAAAATGAAACTTTTCACTCCAATGAAGGTCTTTCAGAATTTGTACGTTTCTTAGATGGTAACCGTAACCCTATTATAGGGAACGTTATCTCTATGGAGGGAGAGAAAAATGGTGTTCCTGTAGAAGTGGCTATGATTTATAATGATAGCTATGCAGAGAACTTACACTCATATGTAAACAACATTAACACACACGAAGGAGGAACACACCTTGCAGGTTTTCGTCGTGGTCTTACGGGATCACTTAAGAAATTTGCAGATGCCTCTGGAATGCTAGATAAACTTAAGTTTGACATCGCGGGAGATGATTTCCGTGAGGGTCTTACAGCTATTATTTCTGTTAAGGTTAGTGAGCCACAATTTGAAGGGCAAACTAAAACAAAACTAGGTAACCGTGAGGTTACATCTGCAGTATCTCAAGCAGTGGCAGAGATGATTGAGATCTATATGGAAGAAAACCCGAATGATGCTAAGACCATTGTTCAAAAGGTAATTCTTGCAGCTCAAGCTCGTCACGCAGCAAAGAAAGCGCGTGAGATGGTACAACGTAAGACGGTAATGAGTATAGGTGGTTTACCTGGAAAATTATCTGACTGTTCTGAAACAGATCCTGCAGTTTGTGAAGTATTTCTTGTTGAGGGAGACTCGGCAGGTGGAACGGCTAAGCAAGGTCGTGACCGTGAGTTTCAAGCCATTTTACCACTACGTGGTAAGATCTTGAACGTTGAGAAAGCAATGCAACATAAAGTTTTTGAAAACGAAGAGATTAAAAACATCTTCACCGCTCTTGGTGTAACTATAGGTACGGAGGAAGACAGTAAAGCACTTAACCTTTCAAAACTTAGATATCACAAAGTAGTTATTATGTGTGATGCCGATGTAGATGGTAGTCACATTTCTACTCTTATTCTTACTTTCTTCTTCCGTTATATGAGGGAGCTGGTAGAAAAAGGTTTTGTATACATCGCAACACCACCATTATATTTGGTTAAAAAAGGTCAGAAAAAGCAATATGCTTGGAATGATAAAGAACGAGATGCAATAGCAGAACGTCTGGGTACTCAAGGTGTATCTATACAACGATACAAAGGTCTTGGAGAGATGAATGCAGAGCAGCTTTGGGATACAACTATGAATCCTGAATTTAGAACACTACGCCAGGTTGCCATAGATAATGGTACAGAGGCAGATAGAATATTCTCTATGCTTATGGGTGACGAGGTACCACCTCGCCGTGAGTTTATCGAGAAGAATGCTATCTATGCAAACATAGACGCTTAA
- a CDS encoding Mur ligase family protein, with product MNIHFIAIGGAAMHNLALALHHKGETVTGSDDTIFDPSKSRLEKYGLLPEAFGWFPEKITSDLDAVILGMHAKEDNPELLKAQELGLNIYSYPEYLYERAKDKTRVVIGGSHGKTTITSMILHVMHYWDKEVDYMVGAQLEGFDTMVRMTDDADFMVLEGDEYLSSPIDRRPKFHLYKPNIALLSGIAWDHINVFPTFDNYVEQFQIFVDSMTNGGAMVYNTEDENVVKVVENATAHIKKYPYQTPEYTVEDGETLLETPDGAMPIEVFGKHNLNNLAGAKWICQHMGVVEEDFYEAISTFTGASKRLELIAKSKDTVIYKDFAHSPSKVAATTSAVKEQYGDRTVVACLELHTYSSLNPEFLSEYQGALDAADVAVVFYSPMAVEIKKLEPITAQQIAAAFKRDDLTIFTDPADFKAFLFGQELKNKAILLMSSGNYGGLDFEEVKGMV from the coding sequence ATGAACATTCATTTTATAGCCATAGGTGGAGCCGCAATGCATAATCTAGCACTTGCTTTACATCACAAAGGAGAGACCGTAACAGGTAGTGACGACACGATTTTTGACCCTTCAAAATCTCGACTTGAAAAATATGGACTATTACCTGAAGCATTTGGCTGGTTTCCAGAAAAAATAACAAGCGATCTCGATGCCGTTATTTTAGGAATGCACGCAAAAGAAGACAACCCAGAGCTGCTCAAAGCACAAGAACTAGGTCTCAACATTTACTCATATCCAGAATATCTGTATGAGCGTGCAAAAGACAAAACTAGGGTTGTTATAGGAGGATCTCACGGCAAGACTACTATCACCTCTATGATACTGCACGTGATGCATTACTGGGATAAAGAGGTAGACTATATGGTGGGTGCACAGCTAGAAGGCTTTGACACAATGGTGAGAATGACAGATGACGCAGATTTTATGGTGCTAGAGGGTGATGAGTATCTGAGTAGCCCTATAGATCGCAGACCAAAATTTCACTTATACAAGCCTAATATTGCCCTACTTAGCGGCATTGCTTGGGATCATATCAATGTCTTTCCTACGTTTGACAATTATGTGGAGCAATTTCAGATTTTTGTAGACTCAATGACAAACGGTGGTGCAATGGTGTACAATACCGAAGATGAAAATGTGGTGAAAGTAGTAGAGAATGCCACTGCTCACATTAAAAAATATCCTTACCAAACACCTGAGTACACGGTAGAAGATGGTGAGACCCTACTAGAAACTCCAGATGGTGCGATGCCTATAGAAGTTTTTGGGAAACATAATCTCAATAACCTAGCCGGTGCCAAGTGGATCTGCCAGCATATGGGTGTTGTAGAAGAAGATTTTTATGAAGCCATCTCAACCTTTACAGGGGCCAGCAAGCGACTAGAACTTATTGCCAAAAGTAAAGACACGGTTATTTACAAAGACTTTGCGCATAGTCCTTCTAAAGTAGCTGCAACTACAAGCGCCGTAAAAGAACAATATGGTGACCGTACTGTTGTAGCCTGCCTAGAGCTTCATACGTACAGCAGTCTGAATCCAGAGTTTTTAAGTGAATATCAAGGAGCACTAGATGCTGCAGATGTAGCGGTGGTTTTTTACTCACCAATGGCTGTCGAAATCAAAAAATTAGAACCTATCACAGCGCAGCAAATCGCAGCAGCTTTTAAACGTGATGACCTTACCATATTTACAGACCCCGCAGATTTTAAAGCCTTTCTATTTGGACAAGAGCTTAAAAACAAAGCCATACTGCTTATGAGTAGTGGGAATTATGGCGGCTTAGATTTTGAGGAGGTTAAGGGGATGGTGTAA
- the ftsY gene encoding signal recognition particle-docking protein FtsY, whose translation MSFFKKIFSKEKKETLDKGLEKTKTSFFDKMSKAVAGKSKVDDDVLDNLEEVLVTSDVGVKTTLKVITRIEERVAKDKYVGTDELNRILREEIAGLLSETNTGNATEFEIPSQNKPHVIMVVGVNGVGKTTTIGKLAYQFKKQGKKVVLGAADTFRAAAIDQLQVWADRVDLPIVKQQMGSDPASVAFDALESGVKQDADVIIIDTAGRLHNKVNLMNELTKVKRVMQKVVGDAPHDVLLVLDGSTGQNAFEQAKQFTAATEVTSLAVTKLDGTAKGGVVIGISDQFQIPVKYIGVGEGIEDLQVFNKVEFVDSFFK comes from the coding sequence ATGAGTTTCTTCAAGAAAATATTTTCAAAAGAAAAAAAAGAAACCCTTGATAAAGGGCTAGAGAAGACAAAAACGAGCTTCTTTGATAAGATGAGTAAGGCAGTTGCCGGAAAGTCTAAGGTAGATGATGATGTACTTGATAATCTTGAAGAAGTGCTTGTTACCAGTGATGTGGGTGTAAAAACCACGCTTAAGGTGATCACTCGTATAGAAGAGCGTGTGGCCAAAGATAAGTATGTAGGCACAGATGAACTTAACAGGATCTTACGCGAAGAAATCGCCGGTCTACTAAGTGAGACGAACACAGGTAACGCAACCGAATTTGAAATCCCATCGCAAAACAAACCACACGTGATTATGGTGGTAGGTGTAAACGGTGTGGGAAAAACAACCACTATAGGAAAGCTTGCTTACCAGTTTAAAAAGCAAGGTAAAAAGGTGGTGCTTGGTGCGGCAGATACGTTTAGAGCAGCAGCGATAGATCAACTGCAGGTGTGGGCAGATCGAGTGGATTTACCTATTGTAAAACAACAAATGGGAAGTGACCCAGCCTCAGTAGCCTTTGACGCACTAGAGAGTGGAGTAAAACAAGATGCAGATGTGATTATTATAGACACTGCCGGAAGATTACACAATAAGGTAAACCTTATGAACGAGCTTACTAAGGTGAAGCGTGTGATGCAAAAGGTAGTGGGAGATGCTCCTCACGATGTACTTCTTGTACTTGATGGTTCTACGGGTCAAAACGCCTTTGAACAAGCAAAACAATTTACAGCAGCTACAGAGGTGACTTCGCTAGCCGTAACAAAACTAGACGGTACCGCAAAAGGTGGTGTGGTGATAGGAATTTCTGATCAGTTTCAAATCCCTGTAAAATACATTGGAGTGGGAGAAGGTATCGAAGATTTACAAGTCTTTAATAAAGTAGAGTTTGTAGATAGTTTCTTTAAGTAA
- a CDS encoding amidase family protein gives MKYLYTLALATALFSCKNEAPTTAADTTPRYVWEAYNDSLDIAKTQALENSRMHLKLVNAKRLDKNDIWKDLNGEINTLSRKRISEISPLILEQDIPTIQKHVKNGDYSYEELTLFYLNRIARFESDNDLALNGVIALNKEAVKEARALDTKDKSTIDEYSVYGMPILLKDNIGAAGMPTTAGSVALTDNNAGDAFITKRLKEENAIILGKANLSEWAYFLCSGCPVGYSAVGGQTINPYGRLQFESGGSSSGSGVSIAANYAVAAIGSETSGSILSPSSQNNLVGLKPTIGLLSRSGIVPISSHLDTPGPMTKNVVDNAIVLQALTGKDAADSYSYASTGNYIQAVKEGNLEGKYLGVIKGYLQDSTYAAAINKLKETKATLVEVDMERVNMPGFLSILNIDMKNDLPAYYDAEVASSVKNRNIEELISFNNQDSLARIPYGQQLFKGIVADSTTDTELKAIKEDLMEVTQAYFQDALSKHPEASGQLDAILSINNYDAGYAAAAHYPALTLPMGFTAQGEPKGITIITPSKNEEVIYNIAVEVESALNARTLPEGYQE, from the coding sequence ATGAAATACTTGTATACCCTCGCGCTCGCAACGGCGCTTTTTTCTTGTAAAAATGAAGCTCCTACTACTGCGGCAGACACAACTCCGCGATATGTTTGGGAAGCTTATAATGACTCACTAGATATTGCAAAAACGCAAGCACTAGAAAATAGCAGGATGCACCTCAAGCTTGTAAATGCAAAGAGGCTCGATAAAAATGATATTTGGAAAGATCTTAATGGGGAGATAAATACGCTTTCGCGAAAGCGTATCTCAGAAATCTCTCCGCTTATTTTAGAACAAGATATCCCGACCATCCAGAAGCACGTTAAAAATGGAGATTACTCATACGAAGAACTGACGCTATTTTACCTAAATCGTATCGCGCGTTTTGAAAGTGACAATGACTTAGCGCTTAACGGAGTCATCGCTCTCAATAAAGAAGCGGTGAAGGAAGCGAGAGCGCTTGATACTAAAGATAAATCTACTATAGATGAATATTCTGTGTACGGAATGCCTATACTTTTAAAAGATAACATTGGTGCAGCGGGAATGCCTACAACAGCAGGATCTGTAGCACTCACAGATAATAATGCAGGTGATGCATTTATTACGAAAAGGCTCAAAGAAGAAAATGCTATAATACTAGGTAAAGCTAACTTGAGTGAGTGGGCTTACTTTTTATGTTCGGGTTGTCCAGTAGGTTATAGTGCTGTAGGTGGTCAGACCATAAATCCGTACGGTCGTTTACAATTTGAGTCAGGAGGATCAAGTTCTGGATCTGGGGTGAGCATAGCGGCAAATTATGCCGTAGCCGCCATAGGGTCTGAAACTAGTGGTTCTATACTATCACCTTCTAGCCAAAATAACCTAGTTGGGCTTAAACCTACCATCGGTCTTTTAAGTCGTAGTGGGATTGTACCTATTTCTAGTCACCTTGACACACCTGGACCTATGACAAAGAATGTAGTGGATAATGCGATTGTACTACAAGCGCTCACGGGTAAAGATGCTGCAGATTCTTATAGTTATGCATCTACTGGTAATTATATACAGGCTGTTAAAGAAGGGAACCTTGAAGGAAAATATCTTGGGGTTATAAAGGGATACTTGCAAGACAGTACGTATGCCGCGGCTATCAATAAGCTTAAGGAAACAAAAGCCACACTTGTTGAGGTAGATATGGAGCGAGTTAATATGCCTGGTTTTCTGTCTATCTTAAATATAGATATGAAAAATGATCTCCCTGCTTATTACGATGCAGAGGTTGCCTCTTCAGTAAAAAATAGAAATATAGAGGAGCTCATTTCATTTAATAATCAAGATAGCCTTGCGCGTATTCCTTACGGACAACAGCTTTTTAAAGGTATCGTTGCAGATAGCACAACCGATACAGAGCTTAAAGCAATCAAAGAAGACCTTATGGAGGTTACTCAGGCATATTTTCAAGACGCGTTGAGCAAGCACCCTGAAGCTAGTGGGCAACTAGATGCAATACTCTCCATAAATAATTATGATGCTGGCTATGCAGCAGCGGCACATTATCCAGCACTTACATTACCTATGGGTTTCACCGCACAAGGAGAGCCTAAGGGAATTACCATTATAACTCCGTCTAAAAATGAAGAAGTGATTTACAATATCGCGGTAGAAGTAGAGAGCGCACTTAATGCTAGAACACTGCCAGAAGGATATCAGGAGTAA
- a CDS encoding serine hydrolase: MMRYLYFLLLISLSCSTTDNKIITDDTIIITDDTIAEEPDDTGETNNLYFPPIAGDTWEVTSPSTLNWNLTALQDLTDYVAENNSKAFIILKDGKIVVENYYQDTDASTSHRWNSAAKTLTAYTVGIAQQEDYLSINDASSNYLGTGWTTMTPEQEAAVTIRNQLTMTSGGDYTVDDTNCSDPECLMYLNDAGAEWYYHNAFYTLLQDVVTAAVPDDFNTYYDNKLKSQTGMTGAWVPFGYFRLYFSTARSMARFGLLTLNEGNWDGNQLVNPAYFTEMTTPSQDINEAYGYLWWLNGQDSYRLPGTTTTFTGKLIPTAPDDLIAGLGKDDQKVYVLPSEGLVVIRLGDATEESLLGPSGFDTDLWEKIMAVIQ, translated from the coding sequence ATGATGCGTTACCTATATTTCTTATTACTTATAAGTCTATCGTGTTCAACTACAGATAATAAAATCATTACAGATGATACGATTATTATAACTGACGATACCATCGCAGAAGAGCCAGATGATACTGGCGAGACTAATAATCTATACTTCCCTCCTATCGCAGGTGACACTTGGGAAGTGACAAGCCCGTCTACTCTTAACTGGAATCTTACAGCCTTACAAGATCTTACTGATTATGTAGCAGAAAATAACAGCAAAGCTTTTATCATCCTTAAAGATGGAAAAATAGTAGTAGAGAATTATTACCAAGATACAGACGCATCTACAAGCCATCGCTGGAATAGCGCTGCAAAAACGCTCACGGCTTACACCGTAGGTATTGCTCAACAAGAAGACTACTTATCTATAAATGATGCTTCCAGCAATTATCTAGGCACGGGATGGACTACTATGACTCCAGAACAAGAAGCAGCGGTAACAATACGTAACCAACTCACGATGACCAGCGGAGGAGACTATACAGTAGACGATACCAATTGCTCTGACCCTGAGTGTCTGATGTACCTTAATGATGCTGGTGCTGAGTGGTACTATCATAACGCTTTTTACACCTTATTACAGGACGTAGTAACAGCAGCTGTACCCGATGATTTTAATACCTACTATGACAATAAGCTTAAGTCCCAAACTGGAATGACGGGTGCTTGGGTGCCTTTTGGCTATTTTAGATTATATTTTAGTACAGCCCGAAGTATGGCGCGTTTTGGACTACTCACGCTCAATGAAGGAAATTGGGACGGAAACCAACTAGTAAATCCCGCATACTTTACAGAAATGACAACGCCTTCTCAAGATATTAATGAGGCTTACGGATATCTCTGGTGGCTTAATGGGCAAGACAGCTATAGACTACCCGGCACCACGACAACATTTACAGGAAAATTAATCCCTACTGCTCCAGATGATCTTATCGCTGGTTTAGGTAAAGATGATCAAAAAGTATATGTTTTACCTAGTGAAGGACTAGTAGTAATACGCCTAGGCGATGCAACCGAAGAGTCATTATTAGGTCCTTCCGGTTTTGATACAGATTTATGGGAAAAAATAATGGCTGTTATCCAATAG
- the rimO gene encoding 30S ribosomal protein S12 methylthiotransferase RimO, which yields MRTKSLKKNKINVVTLGCSKNVYDSEVLMGQLKANEMDVAHEEDGNIVVINTCGFIDNAKEESVNTILEYVKQKEEGDVDKVFVTGCLSERYKPDLQKEIPDVDQYFGTTELPGLLKALGADYKHELIGERITTTPKNYAYLKIAEGCDRPCSFCAIPLMRGKHKSKSIEHLVVEAKKLAANGVTELILIAQDLTYYGLDLYKKRNLAELLENLVKVEGIEWIRLHYAFPSGFPVDVLDVMKREPKVCNYLDIPLQHIADPILKSMRRGTTMAKTNALLERFRESVPEMTIRTTLIVGYPGETEEDFQTLKQWVKDQRFERLGCFTYSHEENTHAYNLEDDVPEDVKMDRANQIMEIQSQISWELNQQKIGKEFKIVVDRKEGNFFIGRTEFDSPDVDNEVLVDATKFYLKTGDYAMVKVTEAEDFDLYAEPLVALERPQALHAKRATKK from the coding sequence ATGCGTACAAAATCATTGAAGAAGAATAAGATAAACGTAGTAACTCTAGGTTGCTCAAAAAACGTTTATGATAGTGAGGTCTTAATGGGCCAGCTTAAAGCAAATGAGATGGATGTTGCTCACGAAGAAGATGGTAACATTGTTGTGATTAACACCTGTGGATTTATAGACAATGCAAAAGAGGAGTCTGTAAATACCATTCTTGAGTACGTAAAGCAAAAGGAAGAAGGCGATGTAGACAAGGTATTTGTTACAGGATGTCTTTCTGAGCGATACAAGCCAGACCTTCAAAAGGAGATTCCAGATGTAGATCAGTATTTTGGAACAACAGAGCTACCAGGATTACTTAAAGCACTTGGAGCAGACTATAAGCACGAGCTTATAGGTGAGCGTATCACAACTACACCAAAAAACTATGCCTACCTAAAAATAGCCGAAGGCTGTGACCGCCCTTGTTCTTTCTGCGCAATTCCTTTAATGAGAGGTAAGCACAAGTCAAAATCTATTGAGCATCTCGTAGTAGAAGCAAAAAAACTTGCTGCAAACGGCGTGACAGAGTTAATCCTTATCGCACAAGATCTTACGTATTACGGTCTTGATTTATATAAAAAACGCAACCTAGCAGAGCTTCTTGAAAACCTTGTTAAAGTAGAAGGTATAGAATGGATTCGTTTGCACTATGCATTTCCTTCCGGTTTCCCGGTAGATGTACTTGATGTGATGAAGCGTGAGCCTAAGGTGTGTAATTACCTTGATATTCCGTTGCAACACATTGCAGATCCTATCTTAAAATCTATGCGACGTGGTACAACAATGGCAAAGACAAATGCGTTGTTAGAACGCTTTCGCGAAAGCGTACCAGAGATGACCATAAGAACTACGCTCATTGTAGGATATCCTGGAGAAACCGAAGAAGATTTCCAAACGCTGAAGCAATGGGTAAAAGATCAACGTTTTGAGCGTTTAGGATGTTTTACGTACTCACACGAGGAAAACACACACGCATATAATCTAGAAGATGATGTGCCAGAGGATGTTAAAATGGATCGCGCAAACCAGATTATGGAGATCCAATCACAAATTTCTTGGGAGCTCAATCAGCAAAAGATAGGGAAGGAGTTCAAGATTGTAGTAGATCGTAAAGAAGGAAACTTCTTTATAGGTCGTACAGAATTTGACTCACCAGATGTAGATAACGAGGTGCTAGTTGATGCGACTAAGTTTTATTTAAAAACTGGAGACTACGCAATGGTAAAAGTAACAGAGGCAGAAGATTTTGATCTGTATGCAGAGCCACTTGTAGCGCTAGAGCGACCACAAGCATTGCACGCAAAACGTGCTACCAAAAAATAA
- a CDS encoding endonuclease domain-containing protein, with the protein MSKSKENMHAGAAASKFEFAAALRKRETQAEKKVWEYLKTKPFGVKFRRQHPFADYVLDFYCHKLKLCIELDGEIHHNQKEYDSDRTDIINSYGIKEVRFTNNFILLQFEEFKIFIEEEIKSYP; encoded by the coding sequence ATGAGTAAGTCAAAAGAAAATATGCACGCTGGTGCAGCTGCTTCCAAATTTGAGTTTGCGGCTGCTTTAAGAAAGCGAGAAACTCAAGCTGAGAAAAAGGTTTGGGAGTATTTGAAAACAAAACCATTTGGTGTAAAATTCAGACGTCAACATCCTTTTGCAGATTATGTACTCGATTTCTATTGTCATAAACTTAAACTCTGCATAGAACTAGATGGAGAAATACATCATAACCAAAAGGAATACGACTCCGATAGAACCGATATCATAAACTCTTATGGAATAAAAGAAGTCCGTTTCACAAATAATTTCATCCTGCTTCAATTTGAAGAATTCAAAATATTTATTGAAGAGGAAATTAAGTCATATCCTTAA